Proteins found in one Triticum urartu cultivar G1812 chromosome 4, Tu2.1, whole genome shotgun sequence genomic segment:
- the LOC125551816 gene encoding protein ENHANCED DISEASE RESISTANCE 4-like, translating into MASANTGGFRLVRCPKCLNILPEPANVSVYQCGGCNTTLRAKILVSDAQNVATKQVRQDSGDYSVVPSVSNGVSTKQVRQDSGNYSVVTSASNGVSPQSNELGSIGAAADDSITLGAPSTEIEQEGNDIGSSEKGDIMSDEENVMDVANTESSKDDSSDGQDTNGEVEDLAALVQPSGNGTHIVDSDKEENEQSAGNIEACEINKDGNMESRLNTSEQNIPLSEERELASNLPESEESGARKTEPAASKRSKLVRVHSQSCDLREVPGVSVDSLAFHSSRTSFQSKSFRASEPLQSKIMKTVDELKGDLSEIFNEPSDCKPRAHRPHPLKQDGYSQPLTAYHPAVKHSGYASRLSRSGQVAPHGHGPPLPRYGRRSAYSYIRSGQLEMRPCPHQCHHSCRPPCCSSWKQEPAPQKPPAMETKRRPASRNLCRPVLRGAPFVLCSNCLRLVQLPTDFAIPSRGTRRLQCGSCAQVLSYSYRDPNRKKLESPFGGDESSTDDSEIHQVGDDHNTGVHQAEPYSYSYSEEYGISAGVSYSTEDERPLHVSRNSSFNTIDERSGKESKLHRLMGYSSASELMRHSPDLYESFSRRTPNARTYDVKGKGVCMTDGSDAKHGAVKGSKAKERRMGLPFQGMFKKGIHGLESLKLGS; encoded by the exons ATGGCAAGTGCAAACACAGGCGGCTTTCGCCTTGTGAGGTGCCCAAAGTGTCTTAACATTCTACCTGAACCTGCAAATGTTTCAGTCTACCAGTGCGGTGGATGTAACACCACTCTTAGAG CTAAAATCCTTGTCAGCGATGCACAAAATGTGGCTACCAAACAAGTTCGACAAGACTCTGGGGATTACTCTGTTGTTCCCTCTGTGAGCAATGGGGTGTCGACAAAACAAGTTCGGCAAGACTCTGGTAATTACTCTGTTGTTACCTCTGCGAGCAATGGGGTGTCTCCCCAAAGCAACGAACTGGGTTCCATTGGTGCAGCTGCGGATGATTCCATAACTCTTGGTGCTCCAAGCACCGAGATCGAGCAAGAGGGCAATGACATCGGAAGCAGCGAGAAGGGTGATATTATGTCAGATGAGGAGAATGTTATGGACGTTGCAAATACTGAAAGCAGCAAAGACGACAGTTCTGATGGCCAGGACACCAATGGAGAAGTAGAAGATCTTGCTGCCCTTGTACAACCCAGTGGGAATGGCACACATATAGTGGATTCTGACAAAGAAGAGAACGAGCAAAGTGCAGGGAATATAGAGGCTTGCGAGATAAACAAAGATGGTAATATGGAAAGCAGACTGAATACCTCAGAACAGAACATACCGTTATCCGAGGAAAGAGAATTAGCTAGCAATTTGCCAGAATCTGAGGAGAGTGGAGCACGCAAAACTGAACCCGCGGCAAGCAAGAGAAGCAAGCTCGTAAGGGTGCATTCTCAGTCTTGTGATCTCCGAGAAGTGCCTGGAGTATCAGTTGACTCCCTTGCTTTCCACTCTTCCCGGACTTCATTCCAGTCAAAAAGCTTCAGGGCAAGCGAACCCCTTCAATCGAAGATTATGAAGACGGTGGATGAATTGAAAGGTGACCTTTCTGAAATCTTCAATGAACCTTCAGATTGCAAGCCAAGGGCACACCGTCCACATCCGCTGAAACAAGATGGTTACAGCCAACCTCTTACAGCTTATCATCCTGCTGTCAAGCATTCTGGCTATGCATCTCGCCTGAGCAGGTCTGGCCAAGTTGCTCCCCATGGCCATGGACCGCCCTTACCGCGGTATGGCCGGCGCAGCGCCTACTCATACATTCGCAGTGGGCAACTGGAAATGAGACCTTGCCCTCACCAATGCCACCACAGCTGCCGCCCACCTTGTTGCAGCTCCTGGAAACAAGAACCTGCACCGCAGAAGCCACCAGCTATGGAGACAAAGCGGCGGCCTGCCTCGAGAAATCTCTGCCGGCCAGTCCTACGGGGCGCGCCGTTCGTCCTTTGCTCGAACTGTCTGAGGCTCGTCCAGCTGCCCACCGATTTTGCCATTCCGAGCAGAGGAACACGCAGGCTGCAGTGTGGCTCCTGCGCGCAAGTTCTCTCCTACTCGTACAGAGACCCCAACAGAAAGAAACTTGAGTCACCATTTGGGGGCGATGAGTCCAGCACAGATGACTCGGAAATTCACCAGGTAGGCGATGACCATAACACTGGTGTCCATCAAGCTGAACCATACTCGTACTCGTACTCGGAAGAATACGGCATCTCGGCTGGTGTGAGCTATTCTACCGAGGACGAACGGCCCCTGCATGTGTCAAGGAACTCATCTTTCAACACCATTGATGAAAGAAGTGGCAAGGAGTCTAAGCTTCATCGGTTGATGGGGTACTCTTCAGCGAGTGAGCTGATGCGGCATTCTCCTGATCTGTATGAGAGTTTCAGCAGACGAACGCCTAATGCAAGAACATATGACGTGAAGGGGAAAGGCGTTTGCATGACTGACGGTTCAGATGCTAAACATGGTGCGGTGAAGGGATCAAAAGCAAAAGAGAGAAGAATGGGCTTGCCATTCCAAGGGATGTTCAAGAAAGGGATTCATGGACTGGAATCTCTCAAGCTCGGGTCATAG